A genomic segment from Methanobrevibacter millerae encodes:
- a CDS encoding class I SAM-dependent methyltransferase, producing the protein MKYKKIGDILILDENPGNLDELARKHNVKTIMRINHIQGTKREPSYEVLYGSETETVNRENKCLFKLDLSKVMWSKGNTNERLRIAKMVKKDETVLDMFAGIGYFSIPIAVHSDAKKIISIEINPNSYHYLCENIKLNKCDNVTPVLGDCLVETPNYKADRIVMGYVKTTHHYLKVAVNSLNEGGIIHYHETVPEKLIETRPISRIRDAAGERNVELLKINKIKKYAPGVEHVVIDALID; encoded by the coding sequence ATGAAATATAAAAAAATCGGTGATATTCTAATTTTAGATGAAAATCCAGGTAATTTGGATGAATTGGCCAGAAAGCATAATGTTAAAACGATAATGAGAATCAATCATATTCAGGGCACTAAAAGGGAACCTTCTTATGAGGTTTTATATGGCAGCGAAACCGAAACCGTCAACAGAGAGAACAAGTGCCTGTTTAAGCTTGATTTGTCAAAAGTGATGTGGTCAAAGGGAAATACGAATGAACGGTTGAGAATTGCCAAAATGGTCAAAAAAGACGAAACGGTCCTTGACATGTTTGCGGGAATCGGATACTTTTCCATTCCGATAGCTGTCCATTCCGATGCAAAGAAAATAATTTCCATTGAAATCAATCCCAATTCCTATCATTACCTGTGCGAAAACATTAAATTAAACAAATGCGATAACGTTACTCCGGTTTTGGGCGATTGCCTTGTTGAAACTCCAAATTATAAGGCTGACCGTATTGTGATGGGTTATGTCAAGACCACTCATCATTACCTTAAGGTCGCCGTCAACAGCCTCAATGAGGGGGGAATTATCCATTATCATGAAACTGTTCCCGAAAAGCTGATTGAAACGAGACCAATTTCAAGAATAAGGGACGCTGCCGGTGAGAGAAACGTTGAGCTTTTAAAAATAAATAAGATTAAAAAATATGCTCCAGGTGTGGAGCACGTAGTTATAGACGCTTTAATAGATTAA